atccagattcttcagcatcaatgtagagattccgtcggggcccaacgccttggaagatttggcgccacggatgacattcgtaacttcgcccacggtgaattgtgatggctgttcatcggctcggagaccacgaatacggcgaatggctctcctccttgccctgtctctctcgggatgcacgataaattgacggttgaacaacctggcgcatctcttcggatcagtcacggttaactcgccaaaagtgactgaggtcctgtcgtcccgtctaccggggttcgagagagacttaacagtggcccacaatttgcctgcaccggtgcctaagttacattgctccaagtgttccagccacaaattccgcttatgttcgttgactaccctgtttatttccagattcagctcgctgattctggggttagcggggtccatagcacgaatcccatcacgctcgtctgcgagtaccactgcttgcgccgggaaattgggtcgcacttgcggtattcgaccggctggtataaagcgagcggctgctgcgttgatgatgtctcggaatttcctctcggccacaagcacatcagaggggggtggcagttcattgaagcggcgattggtatactctctgaagccagtccaattggccttcttatagttgatgaacgttcggcgctcagaggttatgaagtcgggtggtcggtcgatggtgaggattatggggaggtggtctgaccccaaagagacgacggcttgccaggatacgtcactcaggagatcaggggatgcgattgagatgtctggcgagctgctgcacctcctcgtaatcctagtgggggcatcctcattcaccgtgcaaaacgtggagctatctatctgctctgccaaagctatgccacgctggtcgttgcctaggggagaatgccatgacgagtgatgtgcattgaaatcccccagaaccagacgactatggccagatagcaacccacttatgtcggggctgtaggcctggccattaatcgggacacagctgccaaccggcggtatatacacgttgtatatctctatctcggcagtaccagacttgactgctacccccatacattccatgtatgggtcactagcgtcaagcgcaggcgagataggtctatactgcacggaatggtgtataacgaaggccaatcccccacctccattccttgagcgatccttacgtagcacattgtagccgtgacaactgtgcaagctgcaggtgttagtcagctttgtctcctggatcgctgcgaccgatatgctcttccgactcataaaatccacaatctcatcaatcttgcctcgcagtccattgcagtttaactgcaggaacgatacatttcccgacactggcctggcaatagtagggctagggtgctgtctttgcataaattgccgtacgggagaggtcgggggggtcacatagtccgacgacgaggacgccgaaggcgacgacggcgacgcttgtgacccactgctggctgtgttcgcacagcacctagcgacatagccagtatgactatactcccgtagcgaagttaggccagagcaagaacggaaatgtacccactccaagcacctgttacacctcaccgacactgaccgatgatgaaggcggttctggcaaacggaacagaaccagggtccggggttcttttcaatcccggcacggaccaaaagcatacggagaaggcactccgggatgtgtctctcccatgacgaaaaaagacgaacacgtacactgagggggcagcccttgccgatgacgattccatcgggtcaatccggtacgtacaaccggctgccatgggattgctgtggtctttgttgtgtgtcgttgtttgacttttgtttgtgttctgacaaagaaaagagtcagtcggatttcgcaataatttaataggcatttttgcTGTGAATGAAGGCAGTACTAGTttttaatgggtaaataaaacactccTAAAGTCACACAACAAGAGCAACTATGATGAAATAGAGTTTCTTGGGCTCCGTTCCTGAGTGTTTAATAACATATggaattaattgaagcgaaattgcattggcgcagcgacatgtcgctggtaCTTTTCTCAAAGAACTCAGTATTACTTCTGcgaaatgtgttcgcatttttctcgtcatcattttttttataatgcgtttcGACAGTTGTTCGAGCGAAAAGTCGAACATGCCAATCTATAGCGGAtaaataaaacaaccctttttACGCTAAATAGGGTAACACTTATACCCCAAGTTGCTTAAAAGAGTATAATGTCACGTTAGTGCTCTATAGACACCCGAtttaaattttggagaaatgGCAACACTACGTTCCTTGTCTCGTGGTTGTCcgtcttgtttttattttggtaATCTGATACCAACAATTGCGTGATTATCCTAAAGTTTGCGAaatatatctacaattcaatgaaaacttaaacagtttcttttaaaaaagtttcaaaatgGCTATGCGAAGACCACGAATAAAAGCACAAGCTAATATACAACTTAACTCTAAACGTAAATCGAAAACTGCGGATGAGAAAGCGAAGATTAGTGAAAGTCATAAAGACGACACCAATAGTTCATTGGACGTTTCAACTGAATTAGGGGTGCAGGGTAGTGAAAAATCTAAAATTCAGGAAAATGAAACTAATTTCATAACTGATAATGGTCCTACGGATGAAAATGTCTCTGGTGGAAAAGAGGTTATTTCTTCTCAACCACAATGCATGGCTAGTGACACGAATGCAAGTGATAACATATGCAATAGCAATGTAAACGCTAGCACTATCGATTTGAAGTGTGGGGTTACCCACAATGATGAATCTATAAATAACCCAAAAACTGGAAATAACCCAAagagaaaagaagaaaagaatGAGACAGCATTCAAATGTCCGCCAAAGGTAGAGCAGCGGTTAATAAACAATGGTATACCAAACCCAGGCACCGACGATGTTTTCTATTCAGACATTGAGGAAAATATCTTACAAATGGATCTTCAGAAATCTCCAAGTGATGTCCCCTCATCGCCCTCTAAAAACCAGCAAGCAGCAAGGCAACGTATAAAGGCCACTCCTATTTTCGGTCAAAGGCGAAACAGTTTTGTGGGATCCTCTCCATCCCCTCACAGCGCTGGAGGAGATGAATGCAATGACTTCGTTGTGCCAACTCAACGGAGGGAACGGCATATCTCCAGTTCAATGAGTACAAATTCTAATTCCAGTTCATCATCTCAACTGCACCACACTCAGCATAAATATCTGCCAAATGGTGTAGCAAATGCAAACACTGGGCGCGTTCGCACAGAGTCAGTATGTTCGGCAATGTCCGACACTGTTGCTAACAACCACAAAGTCCGTAAAACCGATGATCACAAGCAAAACTTGAAAAGAGACTTTGAAGCACGTTTCAGTAATGGTGTGCCAGATAAGTCAGCTTTGAAAATGTCTGATTTAATATTTTACAATCCAGCCACTAATCCCATGGAACAGAAACCAAATCCTAATATGAAAGTGGAAAACTGCGAAAAGTCATCAAATGCCTCAGATATGAAGCCTTTTAAGCAAAAGAAGGAAAAAGATAGCGAAAACGATGGAGAGTCAGTGCCTGTGCCGCAGCTTAAACTCAATTCAAATGGTGAATTGATTTTAGATGATAAATCTTTGGTAATAGAGACAACGGCAGAACAAGAAGCTCGCAAAGTATTGGCGAATTCATCGTTAATATACTTGGACGAGAATACTGGCATGAATGGTTTCTATTCACGCCAAAAAAGAACTCGTGATTGGCCTTCCACTGAGACAATAAAATTTTACCGTTGTCTTCAAACCGTGGGTACGGATTTCTCTCTTATGGTTCCACTATTTCCAAATAGAACGCGGCGTgatttaaaacttaaatttaaaaaagaagaaCGTATTAATGGCCATTTAATAAACAAGGCTTTACTTTATCCGAAAACATTTAATGTTGAAGAATTGAAACAACAAATGGATGAGGAAGATAAAATACGAGCAGAAGAAGCCGAGAGAATCAAGCAACTTAAAGAGGCAGTAGCTAAGGGAGTCAGAAAGGTAAGGTCAATCGCTGTTAATATTTCTTGCGTTTAAATTGCTCGTTGTTACAAAtatgaaagttaaaaaaattttttctcgcctTAAAATGACACCAAGAACATGCATTTTTGTCTTTTTGGGTCGTGCATCCGTGGgtaataaaaaatgtaaattttacccatgaacattccattaaggaacaggggcaaacttctcacatatcaatgagcgcagtctgattcaagtttaagctcaatgataaggggcctcctttttatagccgagtccgaacggcgtgccgcagtgcgacacctctttggagagaagttttacatggcctgTGGGTAATAACAACTCTCAATCAATATATAGCATTGAATGCGGAGAATATGAAAGTTTTATAGCAGAAACTAGTCTGCAAGTTTCTTTGCATTAATAATATGTAGGAAATTTGTGCCAGCAACATGCACATCTGAGGGAGGCGATAGCTTAATTCTGTTTGATAAACGACCGGCGTTCAGAAGTTGTGAAATCGGGTGGGCGATTAATGAAggtttgttattgttattgcagtgtgttgtacactgatgcGGCAGCCCTTGGCGATGTAGGACATCATCGGGTCCATCTGGATCGTACAaccaaccggctgccatgggattgaacagTATTGGGTATTATGGGGAGGGGATCGATCCCAATGAAATGATGGGAGTCAGGAAACGTCAGACCAGGTGACCTAATGGCGATGTCTTTGCTTTTCTgatgattttctttttcctaCAGATGTTGGTAGAAGTAGCAGTTTAGGTTTGAATTTGGCATCTCCGAGTTGTGTGCATGTAGGGGAAAGCTGGCcagtaatgcaaatgcaaatttaccgatgaatattccattaaagagCAGGaacacacttctcacatattataGAGCGCTGTCCGATTAACaacaaatgtacaaaaattttacccgtgaacatttcactaaggaacaggggataacttctcacatatcaatgagtcagtccgattcaagatttaagctccgaacggcgtgccgcaatgcgacacctctttggagagaaattttacatggcatatgttgccagcattagaaggggaaaaccaccgttaaaaatatttctgatggtctcgccaggattagaacccagtcgtttggcgtcataggcgcacatgctaacttctgcgctacggtggcctccaacgatttaagttttttagctcatttttatagccgactccgaacggcatgccacagAGCGACATTACTTTTTGTCTCTTCATTTTATTCAGATAATGCAACTTGAAGccactgattcagaccatacttggcgcagttcttGGTTAATTCCTCAACGAtacgtgcaaaatcggataagaactgcgtcctctaCAAGCTGAAGAAGTCTTATCGAGAgctaggtttatatggcggctatatcaggttatagactgatttagaccaatctgggcatagttgttaaaagtcatactaaaacgcTTCAcgcatccaaatcgaataagaattgcgccctctagaagttgaaGAAGTCGAGATtcgttaatatgggagctatatcagattatggaccgatttgaaccatacttagcaaagttgttggaagtgataccaaaacacaacgtgcaaaatgtcagcgtcccttagaagcccaagaattcaagacccaaggtcggtttatatggcatctttaACAACacatgaccgatttggcccatttacaatccccaccgatctacactaataagaagtatttgtcaaactttcaagctgctagctttactcctttgaaagtttgcatttgacagacagacgaaatatatatacgggtcttagacgtatatttcgaggtgttacaaacagaatgacgaaattagtacaccccatcctatggtggaggttaggctaggttagagtggcagtcctttacagactcacttagacaattttaagtccattagataccacagtagcgacagaccaaggcttctggcgggagtCGAAcacacgacccctgcactggtaatccaagcacgctaccaactcggctaccgaagTTGAAATTATCAACACAGCCAAACTACTAAAAAGGAATTCCCGTTATGTAGGTGTTGCAAAATAGCGGAGTAATCTTTTTCAATGGGTGTTATCTGATATcgagaaattttatgttatttggAAGACAGTTGTATAATCTGGCAATTCTtaaatgaaatgatttttttgttcatatatCTGGCTATAGGATGATTATTTGATTTCGTCGCGTACGACCAAAACTAAATGACTATGAAGAAACGGGGTAATTGCGCTTTGGATATTTTGTGGAAACATGTCAGACATCTGAAATCAATAACTTTAAGAAGGAAGATATAAAACATCGTTTAATATAAGGAGAAACATCGGTATTGCGGCGAACCGAATAAAGACAACAGACTACTCTATTTACAGCAAATTTAAGACCTCTAAGGTTAAGTGCAGGGGAGTAAGAACAgcctttactctcttttgctttttatttgaaatcAACAGctgaattttagaaaaaaagttgatATGGCAAGATCCAAATATATCTGGCATGAGATATAATTAAGAATAGGAGTTATTAATCTCTTACTTTTTTACCGTTTTTCAATATTAGTGCTTActtgctttaattggctatgacagaatatttcttccactagccgaacgtagaatagcgttccaagcgcctccatcttctgcgctcattctaaaatctctgacaccaagtttcgaggtgtctcccacaacttgatctttccatcgggcttttggtcttcccggtttgcgtgtaccaccgtgtttgccttcaaaagcttctttgctggagcttctttatcctttctgacaacatgacctagccaacgcagccgttgtattttgatgcgtgtaactatgcaatcgtcgtcatacagctcatacagctcgtggttcatacgacgcctaatTCTCCGTTAAaggaaactggtccatatattttacgaagaatctttctctcaaatactccaagctctgcctcgtctgctttcacaagtacccatgcttcagaaccatataacagcacgggtaatatcagtgtcttgtaaagtgtaatcttcgtctgtcgtgaggtggccttgtttattcttcgcttaatctcaaaactggtgtcattcgtttcggttacggcggtccaaaggtagataaagttactgactgtctcaaagttgtggttcccaactttatccattttctttatctgctcggttgtgcaaggctttttgggagttgaaaccattcacatcgtcttatctccatttagtgccagacccattttcactgactctttcgattctttcaaaggctgcagttactacttccggcgaccgacctatgatatcgatgtcgtcggcataggcgagtagcatgtgttctcttgtgattagtgtgccatatctattcacatctgcatttcgtataatcttctccaacaggatattggAGTGATCACACTATAGGCTGGCTCCTTGTCtgaacctcgtttggtattaaatggctcggagagattctttaTTATTctcactgaggaacgcgtatcagcaagtctcatcctgcagagtcttattattgtagttttacagggataccaaactcagacatggcttgaaatacctttgaacgtaaaggagtatcaaaggcggctttgtagtcaacaaagagatggtaggtgttgactcgtccttctcgggtctttaccaggatttggcacagtgtgaatatctggtccagggtgtatttaccaggtctaaagccgcgttgatagggcccaattatctcactgactttaggttttaatctttcacacagtacgctcgagagtatcttgtatgcgatggggaggagacttattcctctgtagtaggcacattccatcttgtctcctttcttgtgtacgggacatagtatgctaaggttccaatcatcgggtatgcgttcttctagtcagattgcgcagataagctgacgtatacgccttatcagcgtgtcgcctccggtcttaaatggtTCAGCGAGTTACCcgacggctcctgctgccttgttgttttttagtcgggtcactgctacttggaccttattctgactaggaggtaaacattctataccatcatcagggattgcttTTGCGGTTTCCTCTTCACATGTgtgccaacatcggacactagcagttgggtaaaatgttctttcaatatcctcagcatgttatttgtgtcagttaccaaatttctttctttgtctctgcaggaggatgtgtctgcaccaaagccatcggtttgatgtttaactctttggtagaattttcggacttcattctgactcctgtacatctcaattcgctcacactcacgtcttttcatttcctttttctttctgcggaatagacgtttctcctctctccttttctcccgatacctctccttcatctggcgcattgctactgattccagggttgctctatatgccgcattcttggcttcagtagcatctcgacacttttgttcgtaccatgggtttcttggagaaggcttccggtacccaactacggatttcgcggcattttccatggagtgggcaatggtttgccgcGGTGAAATCTATCAGcatcaacccattactggacattTTCTCGTGAAGGCTAAacattccgactgttggaccagtCTCCGaccaaccacaaatccgcagcgaaattcatgcctcgtgttatggcagctatagtataattcgtcaccgtttggtgttgtagtgacgccattcccagtccatcgcacttcctgtaaggcggtaatatctgccttgtacttctctacacacatttataataaagaaaaacaataaataaaatgtaaaatattgaAGCGAAAAATTGAAAACTAATACCACAGAGCGTGATATTTCTGGGTTCTTTAGAGATGTGACTGAAGTTCCTCAGAAAAGTCTTCAGCAACGTCTTCTGAGGCATCCCCTGACATATactaaaaatattattaattaaaaaaaataacttcaaatttaaaataaaatccatATCCTTTTTATTTCAGAGAAAAAATGTACGAAGCCATGCTGATGGTGCTTTGAACGGTGCTAATGTTTACGAAAATGAGATTGAACAAAAACCAAATAAGGCTCGTAAGACGCAGCCAAAACCAGCGGAGAAAAGTGttgcaccaccaccaccaccaacattaACAAAAACAACTGCAGTAAATATTGAGTCCCAGTTAGCCGTTGATACCGTAGATGTACAAATAAATCCTATCACAACTTCTTGTACAGAACAAAAAGTTGATATCACaatttcaaaaagcaaaataaaaaccgaGAACAATAAATTCAAACGACGGCGAAAGAGAATTCCAAACATAAAAAAGGAGAGTACACAAAAAGTGGAAGAACCCACTCAGGCCGAGGATCCCATATCACCATTCTCGATATCTTCTCCCACATATTCATCCCCATCCCCTCATCCGGCGCCAATAAAagatgaaataattaaaaatgaacCCATACAAGGTCCACTATTTATAACTAAAACCGAAGTGAGCGATGACGATGAACAATTGGAAGAAGTTGTGGAAGATTTTCTACATTCCGATGTACTTGAAGACAATGACAATAGTATGCCTTTACCGACATGTACAACATCCTCACAATCAACCACGTCGGCACCAATTGCCGAATCGGTCATAAGTACTGATTCTTGCGCGCTTTATATACATGAAGACGAATATTGCGAGGATTCAATGGAAGCGGATATACATTGCGAAGGTCGGACATTTGTCAATTTAGACGATGGCTCGGTTACAACCATAAGTGATGTGAATAATATGCCACAGACTGCCACATCCGATGCTGTCTATGAAAAACAGGCCGCAATAAATCAGCCAACCCCGTCACCTTCGCCACCATCTTTACCGACACCATCGCCTGCGTTAGCTCCACAATATCATTATCCTACGCAAACAGTACACAATTCACCACCTACCATCCAGCCACCTGATCTCATATGTAATGACACCAGTTCGTCGTTAGCGTCTGAACGTGAATTAAACGAGCAAGATATTGAGCACATATTAACAGAACTTGCAGAAGGATCTTTAGTTCTTGTATCAACACTAGACCCAGATGATCCGGATAAAGTtctaaatgaaatatttatggTAGACAAAAATACGGGAGACTTGTGCGACGAGCCATTGAATATACCCGATAATATAGTGCAGTGCATTTTATCTGTGATGAGCTAGGACCGCAAATGCCAACGCCAACCACTCTGATATTCGGACTATCTGTCCGATTCATATGTCTTCTGCTTAGCTTGAAAGGTCTACATTCTACTTTATATATTTACGTTATTGCTTTTCCTCTCTGGTATACCTTTTAACATAGGGTAACATCTGGTgagattgttattttttttatatttgatgCATATTTTTGCTGTATGCTTTATCAAATAATGTTACATATTAAACTTTTTCTATTTCATAAGTCTACGAGAAAGAGAATTATGCGTTCGTACATATTTCatttgtaatatttattttttaaataaacttcaTTGTTTCATAGAAATGTTTCATATTATATGTTAAAAAGTCCAGTGAGCTCACAtaacaagaaaataaaagagctacgaaatttataaataatcGACAAAGCAAGAAacgtttttcattttcaataaatGAACCAAACCTAAAATAGAAGATGGTATTTCGAATATCATCAGGAaggtaaaatcgggaaatcgaatAAATGACCTAAATATATGTGTGTGCCATTTTATCATGCGCCAGGGGCTTATAAAACCttgtacaatcccatggcatccggttgtacgtaccagattgacccgatggattccttcatcgacaATGGCTGCCGCCAC
The Stomoxys calcitrans chromosome 3, idStoCalc2.1, whole genome shotgun sequence genome window above contains:
- the LOC106086331 gene encoding transcription factor TFIIIB component B'' homolog; its protein translation is MAMRRPRIKAQANIQLNSKRKSKTADEKAKISESHKDDTNSSLDVSTELGVQGSEKSKIQENETNFITDNGPTDENVSGGKEVISSQPQCMASDTNASDNICNSNVNASTIDLKCGVTHNDESINNPKTGNNPKRKEEKNETAFKCPPKVEQRLINNGIPNPGTDDVFYSDIEENILQMDLQKSPSDVPSSPSKNQQAARQRIKATPIFGQRRNSFVGSSPSPHSAGGDECNDFVVPTQRRERHISSSMSTNSNSSSSSQLHHTQHKYLPNGVANANTGRVRTESVCSAMSDTVANNHKVRKTDDHKQNLKRDFEARFSNGVPDKSALKMSDLIFYNPATNPMEQKPNPNMKVENCEKSSNASDMKPFKQKKEKDSENDGESVPVPQLKLNSNGELILDDKSLVIETTAEQEARKVLANSSLIYLDENTGMNGFYSRQKRTRDWPSTETIKFYRCLQTVGTDFSLMVPLFPNRTRRDLKLKFKKEERINGHLINKALLYPKTFNVEELKQQMDEEDKIRAEEAERIKQLKEAVAKGVRKRKNVRSHADGALNGANVYENEIEQKPNKARKTQPKPAEKSVAPPPPPTLTKTTAVNIESQLAVDTVDVQINPITTSCTEQKVDITISKSKIKTENNKFKRRRKRIPNIKKESTQKVEEPTQAEDPISPFSISSPTYSSPSPHPAPIKDEIIKNEPIQGPLFITKTEVSDDDEQLEEVVEDFLHSDVLEDNDNSMPLPTCTTSSQSTTSAPIAESVISTDSCALYIHEDEYCEDSMEADIHCEGRTFVNLDDGSVTTISDVNNMPQTATSDAVYEKQAAINQPTPSPSPPSLPTPSPALAPQYHYPTQTVHNSPPTIQPPDLICNDTSSSLASERELNEQDIEHILTELAEGSLVLVSTLDPDDPDKVLNEIFMVDKNTGDLCDEPLNIPDNIVQCILSVMS